A genomic window from Candidatus Pelagisphaera phototrophica includes:
- a CDS encoding Gfo/Idh/MocA family protein, producing the protein MSNSIRLGIAGARFGEKHAAAFSKIEGIELTGIADLDEEKRNSLFNTYGFKRQFESYQSLIESESLDAIVICLPSHLHERAISTAFDADIHVLCEKPPAVNESEMSRIVSSAGFCGKTFMWARQQRFSPEIKTARELVAEGALGDVYRGEASWHWGWWPFANNNWRGSREEGGGALLELGIHMIDSLWYVMGCPDPVEAMASSHSLFLKDHVPDPDFVAEDSVFGMVRFKNGASLNFSSMFFGHVEGPKSHWGAPTEQSIRLFGTKGSVDLVQGELTQAAKPEALVKSYASPTSEAEWFILQAQEFLDSIIESREPENNGKQGLTLMRVLDALAQSAKEKRAVPIKATRSLEDLFGGL; encoded by the coding sequence ATGAGCAATTCCATACGACTAGGCATCGCAGGAGCACGATTCGGCGAAAAGCATGCCGCGGCTTTCAGCAAAATCGAAGGAATCGAATTGACGGGTATCGCTGATTTGGACGAAGAAAAACGTAACTCGTTATTCAATACATACGGCTTCAAACGGCAATTCGAGTCTTACCAATCCCTAATCGAGTCCGAAAGCCTAGACGCCATTGTTATCTGCCTACCCTCCCATCTGCATGAACGGGCGATCAGCACTGCCTTCGACGCTGACATACATGTTCTATGCGAAAAGCCGCCAGCGGTCAACGAAAGTGAAATGTCCCGCATCGTTTCTTCAGCCGGGTTTTGTGGAAAGACATTCATGTGGGCACGGCAGCAACGCTTTTCGCCTGAAATCAAAACGGCTCGCGAGCTAGTCGCTGAAGGGGCGCTGGGAGATGTCTATCGAGGTGAAGCCTCATGGCACTGGGGTTGGTGGCCCTTTGCTAACAACAACTGGAGAGGCAGCCGCGAAGAAGGAGGGGGAGCACTTTTGGAACTTGGTATCCACATGATCGATTCACTTTGGTACGTAATGGGATGTCCTGATCCAGTAGAAGCGATGGCCTCAAGCCACAGTCTCTTTCTCAAAGATCACGTACCCGATCCCGACTTCGTCGCAGAGGATTCCGTTTTCGGAATGGTCCGTTTCAAGAACGGCGCTAGCCTCAATTTCTCGTCCATGTTCTTTGGGCATGTCGAAGGTCCAAAATCACACTGGGGTGCTCCTACCGAACAATCCATCCGGCTTTTCGGCACCAAAGGATCCGTTGATCTGGTCCAAGGGGAACTCACACAGGCCGCGAAACCCGAAGCCTTGGTCAAGTCCTACGCCAGCCCCACAAGCGAAGCTGAGTGGTTCATCCTCCAAGCCCAAGAATTCCTCGATTCAATCATAGAATCACGGGAGCCTGAGAACAATGGCAAGCAGGGTCTCACCTTGATGAGGGTGCTCGATGCCCTCGCTCAGTCCGCAAAGGAAAAAAGAGCGGTCCCTATCAAAGCCACCCGTTCGCTCGAGGATCTTTTTGGCGGGCTCTAG
- a CDS encoding ABC transporter ATP-binding protein: MGSTVWSTIEMTSEMEGLNIQNLSFIEWEHLDLSVAESEVVCLLGDSGSGKSLLLRAIADLIVNEGEVSLWGKGRESFSPPEWRKRVGYLAAEVLWWEETVDLHFSKPLSREDLDKVNLPHDAGEWAPSRLSMGERQRLGILRMLDRSPEVLLLDEPTANLDENSSSVVEKVLLDYIGEESAPTLWVTHSKDQAGRLGHRILEMKNQSLKELDRAVLAK; the protein is encoded by the coding sequence ATGGGTTCGACTGTTTGGAGTACGATAGAGATGACTAGCGAGATGGAGGGGTTGAACATTCAAAATTTGAGTTTCATCGAATGGGAGCATCTAGATTTATCCGTCGCTGAAAGTGAGGTGGTCTGCCTTCTCGGTGATTCGGGATCGGGGAAGTCACTTTTATTGAGAGCGATCGCGGATTTGATCGTCAATGAAGGCGAGGTTTCTCTTTGGGGAAAGGGACGAGAGAGTTTTAGTCCTCCGGAATGGAGAAAGCGGGTGGGATATTTGGCTGCTGAGGTCCTATGGTGGGAGGAAACCGTGGATCTTCACTTCTCAAAACCCCTGAGCCGAGAAGATTTAGACAAGGTAAACTTACCCCATGATGCGGGTGAATGGGCCCCGAGCCGCCTGTCGATGGGGGAACGGCAGCGATTGGGAATTCTAAGAATGCTGGATCGATCTCCAGAGGTCCTTTTGCTGGACGAACCAACGGCCAATTTGGATGAAAATAGCTCGAGTGTAGTGGAAAAAGTGTTACTGGATTATATCGGGGAAGAGTCAGCCCCAACTCTTTGGGTTACGCATAGTAAAGATCAGGCTGGCAGACTGGGGCATCGTATTTTGGAAATGAAGAACCAGTCGCTAAAGGAATTGGATAGGGCGGTGTTGGCGAAATGA
- a CDS encoding ABC transporter permease — translation MNGAIELDFWDIGFAAAIVVGLGILLAYYRLGVTRTLSIASVRLVVQLFAIGYVLKFLFAEGELSYVAIMAVIMLIVASSEIMARQKRRLKGWRSFGLGASTLFVSSFAIALFGLLVVVKPDPWYLPQYAIPLLGMIMSNTMSAISLSMDRLTSALHDNRAIIEQRLALGETSREAILPYLRDCIRTGIMPVVNSMATAGIVSLPGMMTGQILAGALPTEAVKYQIIIWFFIAGGVGFGMAAALKLLEMRLFDERQRLRLDRLS, via the coding sequence ATGAATGGCGCGATAGAACTTGATTTTTGGGATATTGGATTCGCCGCTGCCATTGTAGTGGGACTGGGAATACTGTTGGCCTACTATCGATTGGGGGTTACTCGTACGTTGTCGATCGCTTCAGTTCGACTGGTGGTACAGCTGTTCGCGATCGGCTATGTTCTAAAATTTCTCTTTGCAGAAGGTGAGCTGTCGTATGTGGCGATCATGGCGGTTATTATGCTGATCGTTGCCTCCAGCGAAATCATGGCCCGGCAAAAAAGGCGGCTCAAAGGCTGGAGGTCTTTTGGGCTGGGGGCCTCTACGCTTTTCGTATCTTCATTCGCGATCGCGCTTTTTGGGCTTCTGGTTGTGGTGAAGCCTGATCCCTGGTACCTACCTCAATATGCTATCCCATTGCTTGGGATGATCATGAGCAATACGATGAGCGCGATCAGCCTTTCCATGGATCGTCTGACGTCGGCACTGCACGACAATCGGGCGATCATCGAGCAGCGATTGGCTTTGGGCGAAACGTCTCGAGAGGCGATATTGCCCTATCTCCGGGACTGCATCCGAACGGGTATCATGCCAGTGGTTAATTCGATGGCGACGGCGGGAATTGTTTCCCTGCCCGGAATGATGACCGGACAGATTTTGGCAGGGGCCTTGCCGACGGAAGCGGTTAAGTACCAGATTATCATTTGGTTCTTTATCGCAGGAGGCGTGGGGTTTGGGATGGCAGCAGCCCTCAAATTGCTAGAAATGCGACTCTTTGATGAGAGGCAAAGACTTCGCTTGGATCGATTGTCCTAG